A region of the Bacillus sp. NP247 genome:
CTATCAAAATTGAAGAAAATACACTAACAGTTGAGCGTCCATCTGAACAGAAGGAACACCGTGCACTACACGGTACAACTCGTGCTTTAATCGGAAACATGGTTGAAGGTGTAACTGCAGGTTTCGCACGCGGACTTGAATTAGTCGGTGTTGGTTACCGTGCTCAAAAACAAGGTGATAAACTTGTTTTAAGCGTAGGTTATTCTCATCCAGTAGAAATGACTCCAGAAGCAGGACTTGAAGTTGAAGTACCTGTACCAACTAAAATCGTAATTAAAGGTATCGACAAGCAACGTGTTGGCGAATTTGCTGCTAACATCCGTGCTGTACGTGCTCCTGAACCATATAAAGGTAAAGGTATTCGTTACGAAGGCGAAGTTGTTCGTCGTAAAGAAGGTAAAACTGCTAAGTAAACCCGTTAGGTGAAAGAAAGGAGTGACAAGAATGATCACTAAAGCTGCTAAAAATGCGACTCGTAAGAAAAGACATGCACGTGTACGTGCTAAACTTACTGGTACTGCAGAACGTCCACGTTTAAACGTGTACCGTTCTAACCAACATATTTACGCTCAAGTTATTGATGATGTAAATGGTGTAACATTAGTAAGTGCATCTACTCTTGATAAAGACCTTGCTCTTAACGGTACTAGCAATACTGAAGCTGCTACGAAAGTTGGAGAATCAGTTGCTAAGCGTGCTGTAGAGAAAGGCGTTAAAGAAGTAGTATTTGATCGCGGTGGTTACTTATACCATGGCCGTGTTAAAGCTCTAGCTGAAGCTGCTCGTGAGGCTGGATTACAATTTTAATGGTCAAAGGAGGGAAA
Encoded here:
- the rplF gene encoding 50S ribosomal protein L6 — protein: MSRIGKKILEIPAGVTITVAEDNTVTVKGPKGELTRTFKTDMSIKIEENTLTVERPSEQKEHRALHGTTRALIGNMVEGVTAGFARGLELVGVGYRAQKQGDKLVLSVGYSHPVEMTPEAGLEVEVPVPTKIVIKGIDKQRVGEFAANIRAVRAPEPYKGKGIRYEGEVVRRKEGKTAK
- the rplR gene encoding 50S ribosomal protein L18 yields the protein MITKAAKNATRKKRHARVRAKLTGTAERPRLNVYRSNQHIYAQVIDDVNGVTLVSASTLDKDLALNGTSNTEAATKVGESVAKRAVEKGVKEVVFDRGGYLYHGRVKALAEAAREAGLQF